The genomic window CGGTAGAGGGAGGCTGGGAGGGAGGCTCATGAAGATGGCAGCTGAGGGGCAAGGAGGAGGCCCTCTGGACTCCAAACAGGCCCTCCTGATCCCCGAATTTCCACTCTCCACTCTTTCTCTAGTGAAGAGAGAGACAGGGCTACATCAGCTAATTTATCTGTCATTTTGCatgcatgaaaaaaaattattttttcccagttacatgtaattttttttaccattcattaaaaaaaataatcaagttcccaattttctctctccctctcccccctacCCCTCCCTGACACAGTAAGCTCTTTGATGTATAACATCCGCATACAGTCAAAGGACTCTGGATTTCTGAGGTCCATCCTATGTGTGTGTAAGAGAACAGCTGGAAATcctatctccccccccccaaagagcTTTGAATTTAGAaccaaaggacctgggttcaaattctgcctctgctgCGTGAGCATTTAGCttccctggcctcagtttccccatctgtcaaatgaggccATTGGACTAAACGGGTTCCGAGTCATCCTATGAATCCTAGGTAGGCTCAGATGCTTAAAGAGAGCCCAGCAGAGGGCAGCCTTCACGGCCTCAGGCGCCACCTCCTGGTCAGCCCCGGAATGAAGCCCCGACCTTCTTTGAGGCTCTGGAATCCAACTTTATTCCCTTGCTTATCCTATTTTATCCCTCCCTCAGCCTTGGCCCGCCAGCTTGTCTTCTGAAAATTCTGGGGATTAAGACTCAGCAGCTCCTTGAGGGCGATTAATCTTCCTGGAGGCTCCAGGCTTGACCACGCTGGCTCCGTCATCCCCACTCTCAAGGAATCTTCCTGTCCTCTTGACCTTCTCTCTGCCCTCTGACCCTCTGGCCTCTAATACCCCCCCACTAATCTATTTAATCCCCAAGGCTTCTCGTCCCCAGCTCCTCCAGCCCCTCCTATCTCTGTGAAGGACTCTCTCCACCTCCCACCTGAGCTGTTCCAGTAGCCTCCTCCCAGCATCCCCTGCTTCCAGTGGCCAGTGGCAGGccagacaacaagcatttattaaaccctgactgtgtgccaggcactctgctgagcactggggatacaaagaaaggcagaagtcCGTCACCATCTCCACGTTCACAGTTTAATAGGGAAATTATGCAgatttatgtacaaataagatatgtaCAGAATATAATCAACAGATGGAAGGCACTAATATTAAAGAGGGCGGGAAAGGTTTCTTCCAGAATGTTCGGTTCTTGTTGGGACTTCAGGGAAGTCGGGAGGTGGAGATGGGCAGAGAACACATCCAAGCGTGGGAGCCGGCCAAGAGAATGTCCAAAGTCTTTTCTAGGAATAGCAAAAGAGCCGGTGGAAGCCATCTCTCTTAACTAGCGGTTCCCTGGGCCCAAACCCCTCAGTGGCAGTGCATGGAAACTTCTTCTGACATTCAAGGCCTCTCCGAGATGTCTTGGTTGTCCCACAGTCCTCTGCTGGGCTCTTCTCACCTGCCCAGTTCAGAGTTCCCTTTCTCATGCCTTTATTCATACTGCTTCCCAAGCCTGGAACAAACTCTCCTTTCCCATCTCTGCCCAGGAACGTTttaaggctcaaatgaaataatgtctgGAAAGCACTGGCACAGATTAAGCACtagataaatgttagctgttattattaaagCTAGGAGGGACTTtagtctaattccctcattttaccgaGGAGAAAACCGAGATCCCCCGTTCACAGTCACCCAGAAGATCTGGGCTTCGGATCAGCTTTTCTGACTCCATTTCCAGCTTTTCACTGTAGAAgtctccccctcctcccaccttTGAGTTCCCTGAATGGTTAATTGGGAAACAGAGGGAGACGATAgtaatctctcccttctccagtGTTTCCTAGGAGTTTTATACTTGTCCTATTTCTCCCTTTTTgtcattcaataattttttatatgGGTGGTACATCTCCCCAGTAGATCACAAGggatacagtgaatagaattttgGGATTGGAGGAGGgaatactagctttgtgaccctaatAAGGTCACAtaatttctgtctgtctcagttttctcaagtggaaaataaaaataataattgtacttAGCTCTCAAGGtggtggtgaggatcaaatggaattaaaaaaaacacttggcacatagtaggtgcttaataaatgcctgttctcAGCAAAATTttgctatgatcaactatgataggtTTGGTTCTTCTCGGCGGTGCAGTGATCCAAGTCAATTCTAacaaattttggatggaaaatgccttctgcatccagagagactatggagactaaatgtagtttcaccatttttttttcttgtggtttttcccttttgttctgacctTTCTCTCTCAAATACAtatggaaaatgtaaaaaatgaatgtgtgtgtatatatatatatacattcatataacaaaaacatttttatttgtaactagggaaaattaaaatcatcatcataataaaataaatgcctGTTCTCTTTCCCATCCCACGCCCCCCTCTTGAAGGCAAAGACTCTGCCATTATTCCTTCTTGTCTTCTTAGCTGAGGGGGAGTGTGGAATAGTAGATGGAAAACTGGCCAGAAAGGAAGATCTTGGGTTCAAGGGCTGATTTTGATGTAGATGGCTTGAGGGATTAGAGCAAATTTTCAGTTGGCAGACCATATGGAATCAcagattgagagctggaagggaacttagaggccCTTTAATCCTTCTCCCTCATTGTATAATTGAGGCAACTCAAGCTTAGAGTGTTTCCCAGcttagatgggatttgaactggaTATTCCCGGCTTCAATTGAAGTCTTCTCTTTCCATCATTGCAGTGCAGGTGCATGGTTTTTAGCAAGAGTTCCCTATCCAAATGAGATCACAGTTCTGATTTCTCCCCATTCCCTTGCCactcctcctgctcctcccccAAAATGTGCCAATGCAATCTGGCACAATTTTCTTAAGAGGGAATAGATCAAGACTAGGATCAATGGGCTGGAGATTTCTGCACCAAGTCAGAAGAAGCTCTCTAACAATGAGAGATGGTTAAAAGTAGGGGAGTGGCCTCTTGATGCTACCTCCCAGTGCCACTTCACCCTTTAGAGCCCCAAGACATggcatgtaactggggaaaaacgCACACCCCTCTTTTACTCATGCTTCCAATCTGGTGAGAATAGACCTGTGAATGAAATGTTCTTGCCAGAATTTTCCTCCTATTTAGGATTTATTAATGTTATTGGAACTAATAGGGGGTCCTTGACAATTCTCTTTGTTCATTTCCATTGAATAGAACTCAAATGTGTGGGGGGGAAGTAGGGTAGCCTCTCTCTGAAGATACTGGGCTCCCCTTTCCCAGAGGTCCTCAACTTGTCAGGGCAGGATGGAGAGGAGGTCTTGGTTACCCACTGATTGGGCCAGGTCTGGCTCCAAGAGGCTATGGAGTGTTCGTCCAATTGGCTTTATGGCACCCTGAATTCACAGGGTCCTTGATCTAGAGAGCATATAAtttactttcttcccttcttaaTAGATGACAAATCTAAGCTtagggacttgcccaaagtcacacagagtaAGCAGctgaggatttgaacccaacaagcatttaataagttcaAGAGGCGTCACTTAACCATTAGTAGCCTGTTCCTCAACTGTCCAATGGGCTTAATAACAGTATCTACCTCAgactattgtgagaatcaaatgagatatctgttgtttgtccttcgtttttTTGACGAGGATCCATGACATCAAGGGTGACCTCTTTCTTGACTTTGgtgtgagttggatttaagtgactccAAGTcctacaaagtcatcagcctcattctctcttctagaATCATTGAAATTCAGTGGCaaatctaggggaagaggtgagggggaagggagaggaattggaggtttttcaagggtcaatgttgacaaAATTATCCTTgcctgtgttttgaaaataaaaaacttcagttaaaaaaaaaaaagaaaaagaaaagaaaagaaaagaaaaaaagaaaaaaaaaggaaaaaaaaagaaaagaaaagaaagaaattcagtggCAAGACTAAAGTCAAGATGTCTGCCGATGGCCCAGCCTGCGGTGGATGACCTCGGCTTCCCTGTCTGACAGAGCTCTAAGTTCTCCATGGAGCCCACCTCAGCGGCTTTTGGAACAAATCGTTCTCATCCACCCAATCTGACAAGGGAAGTCTTCATACGCTTGGGATACACATCCCCTTAACTCACTGACGGTTTTGTAACCCATCGGTTACTCTCAACTTGGTTTAGTTCATGGGCCAAGACAGCTTATCAGGGTATGGCAGCTGTGCATGCCACAGCTTCTTGGAGCTATGGGAGAGAATTGGGGGAATGACGTGAACCCCAAagatggatgagcagccctgaaaagtgCTCAGCCATCCCTCACATGGGAGGAGCTAGTCCTTCCGGAATACCCAGACACCCCAGAGAATGTGGTACATAGCAGACATTGGATAAATgctttttgtcttttccctttccccctgtTTACTAGGAaggaggcactgtgctaagtagttTGTAGATATCACCTCGGTCTCACTTAATTTTAGAAGATAGGAATACAGAGATAAGTAATCAAATCCCTGCCTTTGGGAAGCTTCCATTTTACTGTCCAAAGATGCATAAAATGCTATTTGTGGAAGGAGTGAGCACTAGAGCCTGAGCTGGGGCTTGGGAGAAGGGGAATCAGCAATCCTTCCTTCTGTATTTGAGGATGGGGCCGGGGGATGGGATGGACTCTGGAGTCAGGCAAGGAAAGATGACTCCCTAAGTGctgcttctttccctccatccttccccacCCAATCCAGTAACTTGGGGAGGCCCAGAAACCGAGTGCAGTCCTTGCCATCCCCTGCCCTCACCCCAGAACACAAGGCTCTATTTCATTGGCTCTCAGACAGCAGGCTGGGGTGGGTGCTGCTGGAGGAAGGGTTCCTGAAGGACAAAGAGGCTTCATCGGCGTTTCCAGGCCAGGTCCGGCATGGCATAGGACCCATGTCTCATTCATGTCTCCTGCACTGAATGCTGGGGGATCTGGAACCCCAGGGGAGAAGTGGACAGCTGGGCTGGAGGGGCTGAAGCTGGGGCCGAGTGAGCAGGGATGGAGAAACTTTGGGTCTGGAGTCCGCTCAGGCAGCCATGGTCCGGGAAACCCAAGGGGGCAGAGGTGGCTTTGGGGTTGTGGGGAATGAGGTGATGGGGGAGCTGGGGGCAGGTTCCTCAGTGATTGAGTCCCTCCAGGCAGGGCTGTTGGACCTCCTGAGTCTCAGGAGTGTGGCACTTTTCTGGAAAGTGGGGGCTCTGGGTCCCCTGAGGGGGTAGAAAACTAGGGTTTTCTGCAGACATATGGGTTGAGACTGAAGGTTTGCCCCGGGGTCTTCTGGCGAAGGGAAGGCCTGGATTATTAACTCAGCTTCCCCTCCAAAAAGAGGGGTTCTAGACCAGGGCGGTGCAGGATCCCTGGAGTTCTGGGTAACAGGGCATAGGGTGTGAGCTGGGATGGGAACAGGGGGCCTCCAGCCTCCGGCTTTAGAATCCCACGGTGGGCAGCCGGGTACCTGTGCCCAGGGCACCCGCGGGGGGAGGGGGCATTTAGAAACCCGGCCAGGGAGGACTCTAGGACTTGCTGCTGCGGCTCTTTGATCACACCCACTCCAGGGCTTGCCGGTCGCCCTCTCCCCTGCCCTGGGAGTCCAGGCAGCTTCCCGGGGGCTTAGGTGAGGAGCTCCTGGCGTAGGCCGCGGCCCAGGGCGGGggcggcagcggcagcggcagcagcgGGCACAGGCGGCCGAGCAGGCGGCCGTACGCGGCCGAGGCCAGCACCAGCAGCGGGGGCAGCGTCAGGAAGCCCAGGACGATGAGCGCCGACGAGCTGCGGTCATCCAGCAGGGCCCGGCAGGGCCGCGAGTCCGAGCGCAGCAcctggagggggaggggcggaGGTGGGCACGGCAGCACCGCCCCCACcgcgggagggggaggggcaagaCGCACAACCCCCTCTGGGAGAAGGGATAAGGTACATAAACAGCACTCCCCCACTGCGGGAGGAGGAGGGGTTCAGACGGAGCATTCCCCACTgtgggagggggcagctagacggctcagtgaatagagcactggccctggagtcaagaagaacctgagttcaaatctgacctcagacacttaacttggAGTGGGAGGAAAGATGTGTTTCAAatgtgaccccagacacttaatatctCCATGATCCTGGGCGAGTCACCctacctgtttgcctcagtttcctcatgtgcaaaatgggGCTCATAACAACCCTTATCTCCCAGAGTGCTTTTATAGAGTCTAGTATATAGTAAATACTCTATAAATATCCTCTCTTATTTTTATACTAGCTCCCCTCTCCTTGTGGATCTGGATCTGCCTCGTACGGCTCGTATCTGCTTCTccgtggaagaggaaagaaggatgcTGCCCAGAGtgtagggaagaaggggaaaggggtgAAAAAGGGGAGACCCCAGGCCCGAGTGTTTCCCTTtacagaatgtaaactccctgagggccGGGACTATTtcaattttggtcttttttttatctccagaACCTGAAGACAAAGTGTCCACCGTGGAGTTGGTGCTTAGTACTCACTGACTACGGAGTAACAAACCCTTCACTCCCCCAACAAGAGGCCGTAAGATTGAACAAGGCCTTTCCcccacatccacacacacacatacacacactctgaCTAGGATCATCTTTGGCTCCCTAAAGCCCTTGTGGAGGCCCCATCCTTTTGCCATCTGGTGGCCCCTGGTACCAGGAGGGGAGGCTCTCCGGAGCAGGGGAGGGCATCGAgctgtttctctccctcctgcCCCCCAGCCTCCAGCTAAACAATAGCCCTTCTCACCCTAGAGAGACAAAGGTCCTCATGGAATCTCGGACTAGGACTATTCTTAACTCTTTGAAACCAGATTCTCTGGAAGAGTTCAAGGGTAGAAGCCACCCTAGGGGGTATCCTGCCCTCCCTGAGCCTTACAAAAGCAGCCCCTTTATAAGGCTTCCCATGGGGCTGTGGCAGTCCCCAAATCCTGAACCCCAGATTTGCCTGCTGCAGTCCTGCTCATCTGCCTTTTATTCCAGACTCCCAGAACCTGGGGCTGGCTTTGTTCAAAAATGGGGTTACCCAGATCACAGCCTAGACCATCCTCCCATCTGTCCTTGTCaccatgtcccagttttccaaggCCCAAAGACCCATCAGCCCCTTCCCAGAAGACCCGGAGCCATATTGTCCTTATCCTTCTATTTGCCTCTCTAACTCTGGGGCCTTCTCCCCTTCAGACTTCagccctctccctcctcctataTCCCTAGAGACAGGTTCCCTTGTTCCATGGGTCCCAGCACCTCTAAATTCTTCCAGTCCTCTGGCCCAACCTCTGAACCCAATCCAGGCCTCCCATCTTGGTCtcctttccctctaccccctgCCCTCTCCAGTCTGTAGCTCACCCTGGAGTGACAGTGGAAGCCCACGTAGACCACAGCGGCCGATGGCAGCAGGGCCACAGAGAAGACAGCGAGAGGCAGCAGcagatggagaaggaggagggtcAGGTTGGCAGTGGCCAGCATCAGCGCCCAAAGGCAGCGCCCGGCAGGACCCAGGGGCTCTGGGCGAAGATGGGGGACTTTTAGGCGGAGGGAGCGGGGCCCGGGCAGCATGGGCGAAGTGTCGGACACCCCATCCTCCGCTTCCGCCTCCAGTTCGGTTTCAGACATCCTCTTGGGCCTGGCAAAGTCTTCAGAAGGCAGGAAGACAATTTGGGTGGTCTCACACCCCTCAGCTCTTGTGGCTTTGACCTACTAGCTCCCTCTGGGGCATGCCCTGGTACTGAGGAGAAAGGGCAGTCTggagtcttttcttctcttggggccttagtttctttcctctccctgaaGGGAGTCCTGTAGTATTTTGAGCTTGCTAGCCTTCGACCTTCTCTCCTCACCCCTCAGTCTATTTGGAGCCAGTGGCTTGGAGGGGTGCAGGTCCGGGTCTGGGTTCAAGCTCCAAGCCAGGAATATGAAGATCATTCATCTGCAGGCCACAGAGGTCCCCGTTGCTTCTGCTTTGAgtatttctctccctccatcccaagCATCTTGTCCTCCTCACTCAAGCACAGCTGGGGCCACTTGGAGCTCAGAGTTAGAGGCAGTCTCAGCTCATTGTGATGCTTCTAAAGGCAGGgctgctccccccccccagccttcCCAGCTCAGTGCCCCAAGTTCCCTCCCTCACCCCATGCCCACAGATGCCAATCCCTCAAGTCTCTCACTGCCTCTGCTAACCAGTTCTCGTTCTAGAGGCAAGGTGGAAAACATCCTACCTCTGGGAAGAAGCCAACAACCACCCCTTCACCCTCCCAGCCTTTCCAGTGAAGAAGGGCCCCTAAAATCACCCTTCCCCCTTTATCCATCTTCCTCCCCTAGCCCAGAGACTCATCCCATAGaacaaagaaattttgaaaaaagagaCAGCCCCCAGCAAAGCTAATTAACACATGAAGACATCTGACAAGATACAACATTAATACCCATGGGTCCTCCAACTTCACTGAAGAAACAGGAGTCTTCTACATTTTCTTTGGGgccaaatttcatttttgtaattttgcaagatttttttggaagaattcattcttgggggcagctaggtggtgcagtggatagcgtaccagccttgaattcaggaggacccgagttcaaatctggtctcagacacttaatacttcctagctgtgtgaccctgggcaagtcacttaaccccagcctcagaagggaaaaaaaaaaaaaaaaaaaagaattcattcttAAAATCTCCATgttaatttttcagtcatatttgacttttctgaccccatttggggttttcttggcaacgatattagagtggtttgccatttccttctccagatcattttacagacaaaatggagtgacttgcccaaagatcACACGGCTAGAAAGTGTCtggagctagatttgaactaagaaaaatgagtcttcctgacttcagatttaATAtcctatccactgaactacctagctgTTAAATTCAAGATTGCAGAAACCCCAACTAAGGAGACTATTAAATTATGAATAGTGCTGGAAAAGGCAGCATGGTCTCATTCTGCTTCATacttttctttccccccaccccctcatcACAGCCTCCTCAAGCCTAGTCCCATCAGTGAGGTTGAAAAGGAGTCCCCTCCTGGAAGTTGGGAATTCTTGGGAAATATGTTCCAACTTGAAAGAGTCCAAATTTATCCTGTAGGCAATAGGGAGtcattcaaagattttttttgttttgtttctttttttgttttctaaggaAGGATCATAATTAGACCTGTGCCTTGGGAAAATGATTTTGGCAGCTTCGTGAAAGATGTTttcaaaagggaagaagagattgTAGGCAAGAAAAGGGATTAAGAGACTATTACAATAGTGCAGATGAGTGGGGGAAGTGGTGCTGGAAAAATGGAGTGTCACATCTTGGATGGTATCTAGGGGGAGGAGAAGGATGTTAGACATAGGGGACTCCAAAGCCCTGGAATATTAAGCCTGGCATTGGAGACAATGAAAGGGTAATTCTAGGGGGATGGAAGGTAGGGTTGGTGTGGTCTTGGAGACCTTGATGTTTCAAGTAAAGGAGTTAAGAGAGGCCCATTTGCCAGAATGGATTATGGGACTGGCCATGTCAGTGTGAAACAGCCTTCCAAAGGTCTTCCTTCCCAGCCCAACTAGTGCACTCTCCAAGTCCTGCTCAGACCTCTGGCTCTAGCCACCCAGCTCTCTTCCAGTTTTTGTTACTGGAGTGCAAATGAGGCATAGGTGTGAGGAGCTTGTGAGGCATGAGGACCCACTCATTCTGT from Sminthopsis crassicaudata isolate SCR6 chromosome 3, ASM4859323v1, whole genome shotgun sequence includes these protein-coding regions:
- the TMEM278 gene encoding transmembrane protein 88B, which encodes MSETELEAEAEDGVSDTSPMLPGPRSLRLKVPHLRPEPLGPAGRCLWALMLATANLTLLLLHLLLPLAVFSVALLPSAAVVYVGFHCHSRVLRSDSRPCRALLDDRSSSALIVLGFLTLPPLLVLASAAYGRLLGRLCPLLPLPLPPPPWAAAYARSSSPKPPGSCLDSQGRGEGDRQALEWV